The following coding sequences are from one Lysinibacillus sp. FSL W8-0992 window:
- a CDS encoding transporter substrate-binding domain-containing protein, whose amino-acid sequence MKRFKLKALLATLTLGVGLLVGCSSNEEPKKAASSGTEQEEFVYAMSGIYKPFNYKENGELVGFDVELGEALAEKMGMKPVPMTFTFESIIQGLLDDKFDAILGSMTVTEERLKVVSFTDTYYRSGSQLFVAENNTTIKSGADAEGKVIGAVPATNYETDALKLTAKENVITYPQGDVAALMDIKTGRLDAVVADNIFAQLAIDEAKIPVKAVGDLLAVNEQAIAVNKKNVELKEKLNIALAQLIADGTYAKISEKWFGFNLMDERVSK is encoded by the coding sequence ATGAAACGGTTCAAGCTTAAAGCATTATTAGCAACTTTAACATTAGGGGTAGGTCTTTTAGTAGGCTGTAGTTCAAATGAAGAACCAAAAAAAGCAGCATCTTCAGGTACTGAACAAGAGGAATTTGTTTATGCAATGAGTGGAATTTATAAGCCATTTAACTATAAGGAAAATGGTGAGTTAGTAGGGTTTGATGTAGAACTTGGAGAAGCGTTAGCTGAAAAAATGGGCATGAAACCTGTCCCTATGACTTTTACATTTGAATCTATTATACAAGGTCTTTTAGACGATAAATTTGATGCGATTTTAGGGAGTATGACAGTCACTGAGGAGCGCTTAAAGGTTGTTAGCTTCACAGATACTTACTATCGTTCAGGCTCACAACTATTTGTAGCTGAAAATAATACGACGATTAAATCAGGAGCAGATGCAGAGGGCAAAGTAATTGGTGCTGTACCTGCCACAAATTATGAAACAGATGCGTTAAAATTAACGGCTAAGGAAAATGTTATAACTTATCCGCAAGGTGATGTTGCAGCATTGATGGATATTAAGACAGGTCGGTTAGATGCTGTTGTGGCAGATAATATTTTTGCACAGCTTGCTATCGATGAAGCGAAAATACCAGTTAAAGCTGTTGGGGATTTATTAGCAGTAAATGAACAAGCAATTGCAGTTAATAAGAAAAATGTGGAATTAAAAGAAAAGTTAAATATAGCATTAGCACAACTAATTGCGGATGGAACATATGCAAAGATCAGTGAAAAATGGTTTGGCTTTAACTTAATGGACGAAAGAGTTAGTAAATGA
- a CDS encoding amino acid ABC transporter ATP-binding protein: protein MIQVNNLKKSFGPLQVLKGVDLQVQQGDVVVLIGASGSGKSTLLRCLNFLELYDEGQISIEGQAIQATKTDLNKIRAEVGMVFQHFNLFPHRTVLENIIEAPIFVKKQSKEKATAYAYDLLEKVGLRDKAGMYPDSLSGGQKQRVAIARALAMEPKVMLFDEPTSALDPELVGEVLQVMKQLANDGMTMVIVTHEMGFAREVGNHIVFLEGGQILEEGHPDTFFDNPKNERTKQFLNRILHIGGSKHETVQA from the coding sequence ATGATTCAAGTCAACAATTTAAAAAAATCCTTTGGCCCCTTACAAGTTTTAAAGGGGGTAGATTTACAAGTACAGCAAGGGGATGTTGTTGTATTAATTGGAGCGAGTGGTTCAGGAAAAAGCACATTGTTACGTTGTTTAAACTTTTTAGAGTTATATGACGAAGGACAAATAAGTATTGAAGGACAGGCCATACAGGCTACAAAAACTGATTTAAATAAAATTCGAGCTGAGGTAGGTATGGTGTTCCAGCATTTTAATCTTTTCCCTCATCGGACAGTACTTGAAAACATAATAGAAGCACCAATCTTTGTAAAAAAGCAGTCAAAAGAAAAAGCAACTGCTTATGCATATGATTTACTTGAAAAAGTAGGGTTACGTGATAAGGCGGGAATGTACCCTGATAGTTTATCGGGCGGTCAAAAGCAACGGGTAGCCATTGCACGTGCATTAGCGATGGAGCCAAAAGTGATGTTATTTGATGAACCAACCTCTGCATTAGATCCAGAGTTAGTTGGGGAGGTACTACAAGTTATGAAGCAGCTTGCTAATGATGGTATGACGATGGTTATTGTGACGCATGAAATGGGCTTTGCGCGTGAAGTAGGGAATCATATCGTCTTTTTGGAAGGTGGACAAATTTTAGAAGAAGGTCATCCAGATACTTTCTTTGATAATCCAAAAAATGAACGAACGAAGCAATTTTTAAATAGAATTTTACACATAGGGGGTAGTAAACATGAAACGGTTCAAGCTTAA